Proteins encoded together in one Nyctibius grandis isolate bNycGra1 chromosome 1, bNycGra1.pri, whole genome shotgun sequence window:
- the SPRED2 gene encoding sprouty-related, EVH1 domain-containing protein 2 — translation MSLDGEKMTEEAYPDDDSYIVRVKAVVMTRDDSSGGWLPQEGGGLSRVGVCKVTYPEGNGRSGFLIHGERQKDKLVVLECFVKKDLVYTKANPTFHHWKVDNRKFGLTFQSPADARAFDRGVRKAIEDLIEGSTTSSSTLHNEAEVGDDDVFTNATDSSSNSSQKREQPVRTLASPASCEHRRICTRGHLHDHYSSDHYHLEQSVPRSYRHVNFPDDDEEIVRINPREKIWMTGYEDYRHAPARGKNFDPDDMDSYVRFAKSEASKHEYTYPYVDNSDFDLGEDIKGAVIKTQPVKFKPRRKEDGERSRCVYCRDMFNHEENKRGQCQDAPDRVKTCIHRVSCMWCADTMLYHCMSDPEGDYTDPCSCDTSDEMFCLRWMALIALSFIAPCMCCYLPLRACYHCGVMCRCCGGKHKAAG, via the exons TGACAGCTATATTGTGCGAGTCAAAGCTGTGGTTATGACCCGAGATGACTCCAGTGGGGGATGGTTGCCACAAGAAGGAGGCGGTCTCAGTAGAGTTGGCGTCTGCAAGGTCACGTACCCGGAGGGCAATGGAAGAAGTGGATTTCTAATCCATGGTGAAAGGCAGAAAGACAAACTG GTGGTGCTGGAATGCTTTGTGAAGAAGGACCTGGTGTACACGAAGGCGAACCCCACCTTCCATCACTGGAAAGTCGACAACAGAAAGTTCGGGCTCACTTTTCAAAGCCCCGCTGATGCTCGAGCCTTCGACAGAGGAGTGAGGAAAGCCATCGAGGACCTCATTGAAG ggTCTACAACTTCCTCGTCAACGCTTCACAATGAGGCTGAGGTCGGCGATGACGATGTCTTCACA aATGCTACGGATAGCTCCTCTAACTCCTCTCAAAAAAGGGAACAGCCCGTGCGAACTCTGGCTTCTCCTGCATCCTGCGAACATCGAAGAATTTGCACTCGTGGACACCTTCATGACCATTATAGCTCTGACCACTACCATCTAGAACAA TCAGTACCGCGATCCTACCGGCACGTCAACTTCCCAGATGATGATGAGGAGATAGTGCGCATCAATCCTCGGGAAAAGATTTGGATGACTGGATACGAGGACTATCGCCATGCCCCGGCACGAGGAAAGAATTTTGATCCTGATGACATGGACTCCTACGTACGTTTTGCCAAAAGTGAGGCCTCAAAACACGAATACACTTATCCTTACGTAGACAACTCGGACTTTGACCTGGGTGAAGATATCAAGGGTGCTGTGATAAAGACTCAACCTGTCAAATTCAAGCCCAGGCGGAAGGAAGATGGTGAGAGGTCGCGGTGCGTGTACTGCAGGGACATGTTCAACCATGAGGAGAACAAACGGGGTCAATGCCAGGATGCTCCAGACCGCGTCAAGACTTGCATCCATCGAGTGAGCTGTatgtggtgcgcagacactaTGCTCTATCACTGTATGTCCGATCCAGAAGGAGACTATACAGATCCTTGCTCGTGCGACACCAGTGATGAAATGTTTTGCCTCCGGTGGATGGCCCTTATCGCCTTGTCTTTCATTGCTCCATGTATGTGCTGTTACTTGCCGCTTCGGGCTTGTTACCACTGTGGGGTCATGTGCAGGTGCTGTGGTGGAAAACACAAAGCTGCTGGATGA